The proteins below are encoded in one region of Tessaracoccus aquimaris:
- a CDS encoding RidA family protein: MERTAVNPVTWSQEMGFNQGEAISGETRTLYISGQTAMSKDGRPEHDGDVEAQLALAVANLEAVLAEAGMSLANLVRLNVYTTDVDALLPHYGVLAGRLGAAGVAPTTTMLGVTRLAIPGQIVELEGTAVA; this comes from the coding sequence ATGGAACGCACGGCAGTTAACCCGGTGACGTGGTCGCAGGAGATGGGCTTCAACCAGGGCGAAGCGATCTCAGGGGAGACACGGACGCTGTACATCTCGGGACAGACAGCTATGAGCAAGGATGGTCGGCCCGAGCACGACGGGGACGTTGAGGCTCAGCTCGCGCTGGCCGTTGCGAACCTCGAGGCCGTGCTTGCCGAGGCGGGAATGTCGCTGGCGAACCTGGTCCGCCTTAACGTCTACACCACCGATGTCGACGCCCTGTTACCGCACTACGGCGTGCTCGCAGGCAGGCTAGGGGCGGCAGGAGTTGCCCCGACAACCACGATGCTTGGCGTCACCCGCTTGGCGATCCCAGGCCAGATCGTCGAGCTCGAAGGAACCGCTGTCGCATAG
- a CDS encoding helix-turn-helix transcriptional regulator — translation MRADRLVSLVLLLRQRGRMTADQLASEFEVSTRTVLRDIDALSTAGVPVYADRGRHGGYSLLPGFRTELTGLNHDEALALLTAGSDRREVFGLSAPLASAMRKVVDALPEGHQMSLRDAAKRFLVEPETDLLSRPAPNEDLADGVMREVRTAVLTTRRLQFNYAAPGKAPSRQTVDPIGLVTVRGRTYLLATKSGDDRTYRLSRMLNAKALPEPAQRPVQADLDRIWAERTAQFLSENHIRVVVRIKTSRREDLLENARAVRAEDPEPDDWIRLDVTFEDLRHAVWAVWRLDTDAEVLAPGSVRDALYGRAEALAARYRS, via the coding sequence ATGCGAGCAGACCGACTGGTCTCGCTGGTGTTGTTGCTGCGCCAGCGAGGCCGAATGACCGCTGACCAGCTGGCCAGTGAGTTCGAAGTGTCCACGCGCACCGTGCTGCGCGACATCGATGCCCTCTCGACAGCAGGCGTCCCCGTCTATGCCGACCGTGGTCGACACGGCGGCTACTCACTCCTTCCCGGCTTCCGAACCGAACTGACCGGCCTGAACCATGACGAAGCGCTCGCGCTGCTCACAGCGGGATCAGACCGAAGGGAGGTCTTCGGTCTCAGTGCACCCCTAGCCTCGGCGATGCGCAAGGTCGTCGACGCGCTGCCCGAAGGGCACCAGATGAGTCTCCGCGATGCGGCCAAACGGTTCCTTGTGGAGCCGGAGACCGACCTACTCTCTCGCCCCGCCCCCAACGAGGACCTGGCCGATGGCGTCATGCGCGAGGTCCGGACCGCGGTGCTCACCACCCGCCGGCTGCAGTTCAACTACGCGGCACCCGGTAAGGCACCAAGTCGTCAAACCGTCGATCCGATTGGACTGGTCACCGTCCGCGGGCGCACCTATCTGCTGGCGACGAAGTCCGGAGACGATCGTACTTACCGTCTGTCTCGGATGCTCAACGCCAAAGCACTCCCCGAACCGGCGCAACGCCCAGTCCAAGCCGATCTCGACCGCATCTGGGCCGAGCGCACTGCACAGTTCCTTTCCGAGAACCACATCCGCGTCGTCGTCCGCATCAAGACGTCTCGGCGTGAGGACCTGCTGGAGAATGCAAGAGCTGTGCGGGCCGAGGACCCGGAACCGGATGACTGGATCCGCCTCGACGTGACCTTCGAAGACCTGCGCCACGCGGTGTGGGCGGTGTGGCGACTCGATACGGACGCCGAAGTTCTAGCGCCAGGGTCAGTCCGCGATGCGTTGTATGGGCGTGCCGAAGCACTGGCGGCACGTTATCGATCTTGA
- the glp gene encoding gephyrin-like molybdotransferase Glp, which produces MRSVEDHLSAVLALGERLDAEQAPVGSGYGRTLAADVAAVVAVPPFDNSAMDGFAVRAADLEPGARLMVVGDIPAGATSVPWVGPGEAARIMTGAPMPTGADTVVPVELTDQPSGAADLPATVEVREVVTEGRHVRGRGEDVAVGDVVLPAGLRWSPAAASSAASLGHGTVPLVRRPRVAVLATGSELVAAGQPLGFGQIPDSNSILLAGLCEGWGAEVAMVESVSDDPAHFRAALARAIDADLVLTSGGVSVGAFEVVRQVVEGDISFDKVAMQPGKPQASGLLAWPDGRRVPMLGLPGNPVSVFVSAWVYARPLLAKLGGWSDAWPSSLLPATVGWSGPEGRRQFVPVKISEEGVTPVHRLGSGSHLVASLALADGLAVVPEDVTTVAAGETVTVHAL; this is translated from the coding sequence ATGAGGAGCGTCGAGGACCACCTGTCGGCCGTGCTGGCGCTGGGGGAGCGCCTCGACGCCGAGCAGGCGCCAGTCGGCTCCGGCTACGGGCGGACCCTTGCGGCCGACGTCGCCGCGGTCGTCGCGGTGCCCCCGTTCGACAACTCGGCCATGGACGGCTTCGCCGTTCGCGCGGCCGACCTCGAGCCAGGCGCGCGGCTGATGGTCGTCGGGGACATCCCCGCGGGCGCCACCTCGGTCCCCTGGGTCGGGCCGGGCGAGGCCGCCAGGATCATGACGGGCGCCCCGATGCCGACCGGCGCCGACACCGTCGTTCCCGTCGAACTGACCGACCAACCCTCGGGCGCCGCGGACCTGCCCGCCACGGTCGAGGTGCGTGAGGTCGTTACGGAGGGCCGGCACGTGCGCGGCCGCGGCGAGGACGTGGCCGTCGGGGACGTCGTGCTTCCCGCGGGTCTGCGGTGGAGCCCCGCGGCGGCATCGTCGGCCGCCTCGCTCGGGCACGGCACCGTGCCACTGGTGCGCAGGCCACGGGTCGCGGTGCTCGCCACCGGGTCGGAACTCGTCGCCGCGGGTCAGCCTCTCGGCTTCGGCCAGATCCCCGACTCGAACTCGATCCTGCTCGCCGGGCTGTGCGAGGGGTGGGGCGCAGAGGTCGCAATGGTGGAGTCGGTCTCCGACGACCCGGCACACTTCCGCGCGGCGCTCGCGCGAGCCATCGACGCCGACCTGGTGCTGACCAGCGGGGGAGTCTCCGTCGGAGCCTTCGAGGTGGTCCGCCAGGTCGTCGAGGGAGACATCTCGTTCGACAAGGTCGCCATGCAGCCGGGCAAGCCGCAGGCCAGCGGGCTGCTCGCCTGGCCCGACGGTCGCCGCGTCCCGATGCTGGGGCTGCCCGGCAACCCCGTCAGCGTGTTCGTGTCCGCCTGGGTCTACGCGCGGCCGCTGCTCGCAAAGCTGGGCGGGTGGAGCGACGCATGGCCGTCGTCACTGCTCCCGGCGACGGTCGGCTGGAGCGGGCCGGAGGGTCGCCGCCAGTTCGTGCCGGTCAAGATCTCGGAGGAGGGGGTGACCCCCGTGCACCGGTTGGGCTCGGGGTCGCACCTGGTCGCCTCGCTTGCCCTGGCCGACGGGCTCGCGGTCGTGCCAGAGGACGTCACCACGGTCGCCGCGGGCGAGACCGTCACCGTCCACGCCTTGTAA
- the modA gene encoding molybdate ABC transporter substrate-binding protein: MKRLAILAATVLLAACGQAGTTPTTEASKAPSADPSQPVASAPVDAGKVIVFAAASLNKVFPEISGAMDISYSFDGSSGLVDQIKGGAPADVFASADKKNMDKAVEAGLLDGEPKQFATNYLVVVTPAGNPAGITGFDASLDGKKLVVCAAEVPCGAATGRLAEAEGLTLKPVSEESSVTDVLGKVTSGEADAGLVYATDAKQAGDKVDTIEIPGAKADPNTYWIGVVKDAPNADGAKAFVDLITGAEGLEKLASFGFGAPK, translated from the coding sequence ATGAAGCGCCTCGCCATCCTCGCCGCAACCGTCCTCCTCGCCGCCTGCGGCCAGGCAGGCACCACGCCGACCACGGAGGCCTCGAAGGCGCCGAGCGCGGACCCGTCGCAGCCGGTCGCGAGCGCCCCGGTCGACGCGGGCAAGGTCATCGTGTTCGCCGCCGCGTCGCTGAACAAGGTGTTCCCGGAGATCTCGGGGGCCATGGACATCTCCTACTCATTCGACGGCTCCTCGGGCCTGGTCGACCAGATCAAGGGCGGCGCCCCGGCCGACGTGTTCGCCTCCGCGGACAAGAAGAACATGGACAAGGCCGTCGAGGCGGGGCTGCTTGACGGCGAGCCGAAGCAGTTCGCCACCAACTACCTCGTCGTCGTGACCCCGGCGGGCAACCCGGCGGGCATCACCGGGTTCGACGCGTCGCTGGACGGCAAGAAGCTCGTCGTGTGCGCGGCGGAGGTGCCCTGCGGCGCGGCCACCGGTCGGCTCGCCGAGGCAGAGGGCCTGACCCTCAAGCCCGTCTCCGAGGAGTCGAGCGTCACCGACGTGCTCGGCAAGGTCACCTCGGGTGAGGCGGACGCGGGCCTCGTCTACGCAACCGACGCCAAGCAGGCGGGCGACAAGGTCGACACGATCGAGATCCCGGGCGCGAAGGCCGACCCGAACACCTACTGGATCGGGGTCGTCAAGGACGCTCCCAACGCCGATGGCGCGAAGGCCTTCGTTGACCTCATCACGGGTGCGGAGGGCCTGGAGAAGCTCGCGTCGTTCGGGTTCGGCGCGCCCAAGTGA
- a CDS encoding TOBE domain-containing protein → MFPPAAVSIFRSAPHGSPRNELPAVVTGVEDRGLVQRVSLEVAGQRIQADVTPSAMRELGIAPGDRIVAVVKATQVALHPVA, encoded by the coding sequence GTGTTCCCGCCAGCAGCGGTGAGCATCTTCCGGTCCGCGCCGCACGGCAGTCCGCGCAACGAACTACCTGCCGTCGTGACCGGCGTCGAGGACAGGGGCCTCGTGCAGCGGGTCAGCCTCGAGGTGGCAGGGCAACGAATCCAGGCCGACGTCACCCCGTCCGCGATGCGGGAGTTGGGCATCGCCCCTGGCGACCGGATCGTCGCCGTCGTGAAGGCGACCCAGGTGGCGCTCCACCCGGTGGCCTGA
- a CDS encoding HNH endonuclease signature motif containing protein: protein MFDSLQRGSQELMAALWHAATTLSEHDERAARLASVMETLEQIQAQAEGLKLHLLHEANLDGLASVIDQHRSTPRHDSARTSADLRLADDLSERFTMIKAALVEGTVSAAQASAMVFGLKKLPTIITGRVLEVCQAELIELAGSFSPHELRHAALEVWALLDPEAAEHEEGARLDRERRRAEAIRSVRLTDSCHGYMTLTGRLPLADGALLQAQLDALTPPLSSYASEAMPPTRDARRADALMSLAHHSAAAGSLPRLGLDRPTVSITVSLESLRDGIGSADLIGIDAASLTAGEARRLACDANLIPVVLGGRSEPLDVGRRRRLVTSGIRAALTRRDAGCAFPHCTMPPAVCEAHHIQPWHDGGATSLDNLVLLCPRHHRLVEPDPLQSEVSQWQVWIDADSGEPWFRPPGHIDFNRAPRQHRRHRLRRLESDLANEFEIRDAPADGEDSAHTPAIRFPEPHEDPWHPDYRAGRSVPS from the coding sequence ATGTTCGATTCGTTGCAGCGGGGCAGCCAGGAGTTGATGGCAGCGCTCTGGCACGCGGCGACGACGCTCTCGGAGCACGACGAACGCGCGGCGAGGCTGGCCTCGGTCATGGAGACGCTCGAACAGATCCAGGCCCAAGCCGAGGGCCTCAAGCTGCACCTGCTCCACGAGGCGAACCTCGACGGCCTCGCCTCGGTGATCGACCAGCACCGTTCGACTCCGCGCCACGACAGTGCCCGCACCTCAGCCGACCTGCGGCTCGCCGACGACCTGTCGGAACGGTTCACCATGATCAAGGCCGCCCTCGTCGAGGGAACGGTCTCTGCGGCCCAGGCGTCGGCAATGGTGTTCGGGCTGAAGAAGCTTCCGACCATCATCACCGGCCGTGTCCTGGAGGTGTGCCAGGCCGAGCTGATCGAGTTGGCCGGCTCCTTCTCTCCTCACGAACTGCGGCACGCGGCCCTCGAGGTGTGGGCGCTGCTCGACCCGGAGGCGGCAGAGCACGAGGAAGGCGCCCGGCTGGACCGCGAACGGCGCCGCGCCGAGGCGATCCGTTCGGTGCGGCTGACCGACTCCTGCCACGGCTACATGACGCTGACCGGCAGGCTCCCCCTCGCCGACGGCGCGCTGCTCCAGGCCCAACTCGACGCGCTCACGCCGCCGCTGTCGTCGTACGCCTCGGAAGCCATGCCGCCCACCCGCGACGCCAGGCGCGCCGACGCGCTGATGAGTCTCGCCCACCACTCCGCGGCGGCGGGTTCGCTGCCAAGGCTCGGGCTGGACAGGCCAACGGTGTCGATCACCGTCTCGCTGGAGAGCCTGCGCGACGGGATCGGATCGGCCGACCTGATCGGCATCGACGCCGCCTCCCTGACCGCCGGTGAGGCTCGACGCCTCGCCTGCGACGCGAACCTGATCCCGGTCGTCCTGGGCGGCCGCTCGGAGCCCCTCGATGTCGGGCGTCGACGGCGGCTGGTCACGAGCGGCATTCGGGCGGCCCTCACCCGCCGCGACGCCGGCTGCGCGTTCCCGCACTGCACCATGCCTCCCGCGGTCTGCGAGGCCCACCACATCCAGCCGTGGCACGACGGCGGTGCTACGAGTCTGGACAACCTCGTGCTGCTGTGCCCGAGGCATCACCGCCTGGTCGAGCCCGACCCGCTCCAGTCGGAGGTCAGTCAGTGGCAGGTCTGGATCGACGCGGACTCCGGAGAGCCCTGGTTCCGGCCACCCGGACACATCGACTTCAACCGGGCTCCGCGCCAGCACCGGCGCCACAGGCTCCGCCGCCTCGAGTCCGACCTCGCGAACGAGTTTGAGATAAGGGACGCCCCAGCTGATGGGGAGGACTCTGCCCACACCCCGGCCATCCGATTCCCGGAGCCACACGAAGACCCGTGGCACCCGGACTATCGGGCTGGCCGGTCCGTGCCTTCCTGA
- the moaC gene encoding cyclic pyranopterin monophosphate synthase MoaC, translating to MTRFTHLDDAGNARMVDVTAKTPTVRSASAVASVRCSAEVVQALRDGTVPKGDVLAVARVAGIAAAKKVPDLLPLAHVIGVHGVVVDLEIVDEGIDISATVRTADRTGVEMEALTAVTVAALAVVDMIKGVDKLSEIVGAKVVAKSGGRSGDWSRE from the coding sequence ATGACCCGCTTCACGCACCTCGACGACGCAGGCAACGCCCGGATGGTCGACGTCACCGCCAAGACCCCCACCGTCCGCTCCGCCTCCGCGGTCGCGTCGGTCCGCTGCAGCGCTGAGGTCGTGCAGGCTCTGCGCGACGGGACGGTGCCGAAGGGCGACGTGCTCGCGGTCGCCCGGGTCGCCGGGATCGCCGCGGCGAAGAAGGTCCCCGACCTGCTGCCGCTGGCACACGTGATCGGCGTCCACGGCGTCGTCGTCGACCTCGAGATCGTCGACGAGGGCATCGACATCTCGGCCACGGTCCGCACGGCGGATCGCACAGGCGTCGAGATGGAGGCCCTGACGGCGGTGACGGTCGCCGCACTGGCGGTGGTCGACATGATCAAGGGCGTCGACAAGTTGAGCGAGATCGTCGGGGCAAAGGTGGTCGCCAAGTCCGGCGGTAGGTCCGGGGACTGGTCGCGGGAGTAG
- a CDS encoding TOBE domain-containing protein codes for MTHIRISTAADLLGVSDDTVRRWVELGRLAGGTDDSGRQGVDGAELAALAQEIADGDKLGEGARSARNHLTGLVTRVVSDKVMSQVELQCGRFRIVSLISTEAVEELGLEPGSVATAVIKATNVTIERNRA; via the coding sequence ATGACGCACATTCGGATCTCTACCGCCGCCGACCTGCTCGGCGTGAGCGACGACACCGTCCGCCGATGGGTCGAGCTCGGGCGCCTCGCAGGCGGCACCGACGACTCAGGCAGGCAGGGTGTCGACGGCGCCGAACTCGCCGCGCTCGCGCAGGAGATCGCCGACGGCGACAAGCTCGGGGAGGGTGCCCGGTCGGCGCGCAACCACCTGACGGGGCTCGTCACCCGGGTCGTCTCCGACAAGGTGATGAGCCAGGTCGAGTTGCAGTGCGGCCGGTTCCGGATCGTCTCCCTCATCTCGACCGAGGCCGTCGAGGAACTCGGGCTCGAGCCCGGCTCCGTCGCGACCGCCGTCATCAAGGCAACCAATGTCACCATCGAAAGGAACCGCGCATGA
- a CDS encoding MogA/MoaB family molybdenum cofactor biosynthesis protein yields the protein MSYRAAVITCSDRAAADVYEDRSGRVLRDGLAALGFDVSDPVVLPDEAEQISFAIGQAIDEGARIVLTTGGTGIGPRDVTVEATAPLLSYQVPGVAEAVRAAGLAVTPLSCLSRGLAGVVESGPQRAFVFNAPGSRGGARDALAVLGPILTHIVEQLDGADHDLTPS from the coding sequence ATGAGCTATCGCGCCGCAGTGATCACCTGCTCGGATCGGGCAGCCGCCGACGTCTACGAGGACCGCTCAGGCAGGGTGCTGCGCGACGGTCTCGCGGCCCTTGGGTTCGACGTCTCGGACCCTGTTGTGCTGCCCGACGAGGCGGAGCAGATCTCGTTTGCGATCGGTCAGGCGATCGATGAGGGCGCCCGGATCGTGCTGACCACCGGCGGCACCGGGATCGGCCCGCGCGACGTCACCGTCGAGGCGACCGCACCGCTGCTCTCGTACCAGGTGCCCGGCGTCGCCGAGGCCGTCCGGGCGGCCGGGCTGGCCGTCACGCCGCTGTCGTGCCTGTCGCGCGGGCTAGCTGGCGTCGTCGAGTCGGGGCCGCAGCGCGCGTTCGTGTTCAACGCGCCCGGCTCACGTGGTGGGGCACGGGACGCGCTCGCGGTTCTCGGGCCGATCCTGACCCACATCGTCGAGCAACTCGACGGCGCGGACCACGACCTGACCCCCAGCTAG
- a CDS encoding HesA/MoeB/ThiF family protein: MPLTEEQRERYIRNIDIVGMGVAGQERLLASSVLVIGAGGLGSAALPYLAAAGVGRIALVDGDHVELKNMQRQVLHTELGRNKAESGAERLRALNPDVTVEVIPEYLTAERARELFAGYDLVLDCTDTFGAKFMLSDAAEAVGARLIWASAVGMQGQCSVFGVPDAHGDQLYLRDLIPVEPADGDYPKATDIGVLGAMVGQVGAMQATEAIKLLAGIGRPLVGRVALLDAAAGRWAELPLRRAR; encoded by the coding sequence GGCGTGGCCGGGCAGGAACGGCTGCTCGCGTCGTCGGTGCTGGTGATCGGGGCGGGAGGGCTCGGCTCGGCGGCGCTGCCGTACCTGGCCGCCGCCGGGGTCGGCCGGATCGCGCTCGTCGACGGGGACCACGTCGAGTTGAAGAACATGCAGCGCCAGGTGCTGCACACCGAACTGGGCCGCAACAAGGCCGAATCGGGGGCCGAGCGGCTCCGCGCGCTGAACCCCGATGTTACCGTCGAGGTGATCCCCGAGTACCTGACAGCAGAGCGCGCCAGGGAGCTGTTCGCCGGCTACGACCTGGTGCTCGACTGCACAGACACGTTCGGCGCGAAGTTCATGCTCTCCGACGCCGCGGAGGCGGTCGGCGCCCGGCTGATCTGGGCGTCCGCCGTCGGGATGCAGGGGCAGTGCTCCGTGTTCGGCGTCCCGGACGCGCACGGCGACCAGCTGTACCTGCGCGACCTGATCCCGGTCGAACCGGCCGACGGCGACTACCCGAAGGCCACCGACATCGGGGTGCTCGGCGCGATGGTCGGCCAGGTCGGCGCGATGCAGGCCACAGAGGCCATCAAACTGCTGGCGGGCATCGGGCGACCGCTGGTCGGCCGGGTCGCGCTGCTGGACGCCGCCGCTGGCCGCTGGGCAGAACTGCCACTGAGGAGGGCACGATGA
- a CDS encoding alpha/beta fold hydrolase encodes MSHLIPPGAKERFVALPQGQTRVLLGGRDDGARTPLLLIHGGGTDSAGISWFRAFIAFGADRRVVAVDLPGFGGTQEIPALGGPQSMADFVVDVARALGVPKAAVAGVSMGGDVALNVALRHPEFTAALILIAPGGLTERVGGRVTHFFSWLGTQLPDWVLLPLARVANRFTGLVLRAIVKDPATLPSEVVEEFVRESRAPGAGIAYGRYNQATLGRKSMRNNLLPRVHEITAPTLLFHGQDDPMVSPSDSQRAAELIPDARLVLAPGTGHWAQLEAHDLFAEETRRFLASLDA; translated from the coding sequence ATGAGTCATCTGATCCCGCCCGGAGCGAAGGAACGGTTCGTGGCGCTTCCGCAGGGCCAGACCCGGGTGCTCCTCGGCGGTCGTGACGATGGTGCGCGAACGCCGCTGCTGCTCATCCACGGCGGCGGCACCGATAGCGCCGGTATCTCATGGTTCCGTGCCTTCATCGCGTTCGGAGCCGATCGCAGGGTGGTCGCCGTCGACCTGCCGGGGTTCGGTGGCACACAGGAGATCCCTGCGCTGGGTGGCCCGCAGTCGATGGCCGATTTCGTCGTGGACGTCGCCCGAGCGCTCGGCGTGCCGAAGGCGGCGGTCGCCGGTGTGTCCATGGGCGGCGACGTCGCCCTCAACGTCGCTCTGCGCCATCCCGAGTTCACCGCCGCACTGATCCTGATCGCGCCGGGCGGGCTCACCGAACGCGTCGGAGGACGCGTCACTCATTTCTTCTCCTGGCTCGGCACCCAACTGCCGGACTGGGTGCTGCTGCCGCTGGCACGCGTCGCCAATCGTTTCACCGGCCTGGTGCTGCGGGCCATCGTCAAGGACCCTGCAACGCTCCCCTCCGAGGTGGTCGAGGAGTTCGTGCGTGAGTCACGAGCCCCCGGGGCCGGCATCGCCTACGGGCGCTACAACCAGGCCACGCTCGGCCGGAAGTCCATGCGCAACAACCTGCTCCCGCGGGTGCATGAGATTACCGCTCCGACGCTGCTGTTCCACGGGCAGGACGATCCGATGGTCAGCCCCTCCGACTCCCAACGCGCCGCCGAGTTGATCCCGGACGCACGGCTCGTGCTGGCCCCTGGCACGGGTCACTGGGCGCAACTGGAAGCACACGACCTCTTCGCCGAGGAGACCCGGCGTTTCCTTGCGAGTCTCGACGCGTAG